From the genome of Plectropomus leopardus isolate mb chromosome 9, YSFRI_Pleo_2.0, whole genome shotgun sequence:
tgtaatcACAACATTTTTCTACGTGTCTAGGGAGGGTAGAGCAgagactattattattattattattattattattattattattattattattattattattattattagctttaccttttaccttttaaaaaaataacagtccatttacaaacattatggctttaaaaaaaatttaaaaggtgCATCCATGTGAAATATATTAAAGCATGGCTTCACTTTCATacatttgaatataaaattttCTAAGAATGAGGATATTGTTAACGAGAAAGTCATATTTTGGGATTGTCCATAACCAGCCTataaacaatgtattttttaaagagatgagtttaaattcaaatttgagaagaggcttttattctgaaaacagTCACGCCGGAAGCTTTGTTGTCGTTACCGGAAACCAGACTGTTAGCTTCAGGAAATCACTTGGTGGAAAAAGCTTTCCTTTCTGTAATCAAACCGCCCCAGCACagagtcaaacacacactgaagcgACATCAAACTGTAGCAAATGGACTCCTGGACTTTGATACTGAATCTGCGGTCTGTCCGTCGATAGCACGGCCGGGTGTCGAGGCACCGGGCCGGGCCGGAACCAGAACCAGGCCCGGACGGACGGACACATCCAGCGCTGCGACACCGGCGGGCAGCTGCGAGAGTGTGCAGGAACTGGCATGCTCTCTGTAGGGGAAGTGCAGTGAGTTTTACCGTGACTTGCTGTCAGTAGCTGGACGGCAAGTTCTCCGGTACTTGAGGTTTATCAGATCGGATGTAGAGGCTCGAGGCTGGAGCATGGACCAGCGTGAATTTAGCCAGAAGCGAGCTAACGCTAGCTAACACCGGAGTTAACGGACGTCAACTTTTGCTTGTTAATTAGCGAGGCAGCGAGAGAAAAACAACGAGTATGAGCGCCTCACTTTGGTTTATGTGAATGAATAGGGGTTATTTGATATCGCCTAACATATGTCAGTTCGCTCGTTAGCTATTTTGTAGGCCTGATAAATGTTTCTGGAGCGAGTATAGCGGTGTAGCTCAGTCGTTAGCTGCTAAGTTAGCCTGCCGCCCCGATGAAAGAGTACAAAGTGGTCGTGCTGGGCAGCGGCGGCGTCGGCAAGTCCGCGCTCACCGTCCAGTTTGTCACCGGAACCTTCATCGAGAAATACGACCCGACCATCGAGGACTTTTACCGAAAGGAGATCGAGGTGGACTCGTCTCCCTCCGTGCTGGAGATCCTGGACACGGCGGGGACGGAGCAGTTCGCCTCCATGAGAGACCTGTACATCAAGAACGGGCAGGGGTTCATACTGGTCTACAGCCTGGTCAACCAGCAGTCATTCCAGGTATCTGGTGtcacctcaacacacacacacacacaccccttaaACTGCTCATAGCAAGGTATTTAATCACTGCATTTACATTCAATATGTGGGTGTGATTCACACTGCCTTTTTGCAGAGCTCTGCACCATCCAAATTTTCATTTATCGGTTTATTTAAAATAGGGACCGTGTTTAATAATGGTACTCATCtttaggggtcgaccgatattggtttttcagtgTCGATACAGATTTTTAGTAGTtgatgagactgataactgagattttaaactgatgtgcatttacaataaaaatgagaatcTGTCAATTGGAATTTGGAAGATAACAAActtaaacaaaaactttttttttttacatgcctttagcaaatgtttaatcaaaaccgCAATGTTCAGCGTCATATACATCAtgaagttcccagcaactttttttgtttggttttataaagtcaagtgaaaatttagataaaagtaaaactagctccctgagattttacacagtaaaagttgagctttttaattaattaattattatcggcaattattaaaataaaatgcttccaCAGATagtcagcaaaatgccaaatattggccccaatactcggccaggctgataattTTGGATCCCTACTCAGTTCGTGTTTTTTGGGCCCAATCTGGCCTGCATAAGGGTGCAGAGTAGGTTTGGGCGCTATCTAATGTTTCATACCTTCTTACCTTCTTAAAATTTCACCAGTGTATACCAAATGTGATGGTATAAGTGTGGGGtgctggtttggttgaaataaatccttaaatcaCCAAgttagacataaaaaaacatgccgttACTCCCCACAGTCTCTGCCTTTGCTggccgccagctgtttacagtcctatAACTtttccctccaccactaggtgttgttgtgtctttcagctcagctctcTGTTACACCAGTACAGAGTGAAGACTGAGCTCTAGTAGTGCGTgttgtgcactacatacaataagTTTATgagaaagaggagcgcctgtatttatgacagtattgaaaaacatacctttgggatttaTAAATACCCTTATATGCCGTATATACAGCAATACCACCTAAGTCTTGTGCCGAGTGGCAATACtaacatgttgttgttgtcactgTGTACTTGTTTGCAGTTGGTGTACAAAGAAATAGCTCACCGAAGTCTTTTCTACTAACAGGAAATGATGCAATaccaaaaatcaaactgaaactgcTGTGCCACCtccacaaagagaaagaaagatgttTATTGTTCTTTATGTATTGACTAAAGTATTCCTGTAGCTGTTTCACCATCATATTCAATTATTGGGagttgtgtgtatatgtatatatatatatatatatataaactatttTAGAAAATCTGTTAAGAAAATGTTGTAATAGAAAACACCTTGGCCTATATGGGTAAACTGATTATTTGTTTCAGTGCTACAAACTGCCTACAGTTTTCCTGAGAAACCACACGCTCCTATCCTCTCCCCCGTTGATCTTTCAGGATATCAGACCAATGCGAGACCAAATAGTGCGAGTGAAGCGCTTCGAGAAGGTGCCGTTGATCCTGGTCGGTAACAAAGTGGACCTGGAATCGGAGCGCGAGGTGGCCGGCTCAGACGGGAGAGCTCTGGCTCAAGAGTGGGGCTGTCCTTTTATCGAAACTTCTGCCAAGAGCAAGACCATGGTGGACGAGCTGTTCGCAGAGATCGTCCGACAGATGAATTATTCCACGCTGCCGGAGAAGCAGGAACAGTGCTGCACAGCCTGTGTGGTACAGTGAGGAAAGAGGTACAAGCACCGTTGTTCTTATCCTCTTAGGCATTGTTGCATTTGTATTCGGGCTGCCCCAAAGAGCTCACGAACACAGCACAGTTGGCCGCTCactaattttacaaaatgtgataaaatgtcCCTGTAGTGCTGGTGTAAAATGGTTCACAAGCTGTGTAGAAATGTGGCAAATGGATGACTGTGTGGCGTTTCAGTGCAGTGCGAGGGAGAGGAGAGGTTCGGCTGGAAGTGAGAAAGACGAGTGGGTGGTGCTGCTGCGTGCAAACCGTTGGTTTAGCTTGTTATCATAAGATTGCAGAAAGTATGCGGCATGAAGAACACAACTGTATGAGCAGCTTAGCGCCATAATGAAGCAGACAGCGCTGTGAGCCGAGCCgcagaaagaggaaaatgtgacatcctgaaaaagaaattatgttCCAAAACAGGAAGTTCGCTTTAGATTCTGTCACAGATGTTGCCTGTTTTAACCACACAGATGCACAATAACAACACCAGTTTTTAGCCTTTGAAATCCTTACACTTaagctgttttctctcttttctttttagatatGCATCATTTGTGTGGATCACCACAAGGATTTTTGATGAACCATGACCCCGGGACAAGCTGACAAAAACTTACCGCAGCTGGTAAAGTTTCTGTTCAATGTGGTTTCTGACTGTCTCACAGAGCATCTGACAGGAAAGATGTCGGTCCTATTTTTGATATCATAACTGTTAGAAGACGTTTCTGCTGCAACCTTAACGGCCTTTGCGATGATGGCCCAGGACGGAGTCAGACAGACGGACTTGTAATGAGCGAGAACGGCCATctgtgaatttcttttttttttttctctctctctctctctctccttttagTCGGAAGTATCCCTGAAATAATAAGCAGGAGTGTTTGTGAGGTTGCAGCTTctttttaaagctgctttaatCACTATTATATACTTTATTATTACTTGTATTATGTCTCAAGTTTGGAATTTGACAAAGTATTTCTTAATATTGAAGCATTTTGACTTTTAAGCATGCAGACTTCGACCAGTTTGCTGCCCAGGTATGCTGCtcgctttattttgaaaatcgcGTTAAAATAGTTCTAACTGACAGAAACTGCAGCAGCGAGTTTTTTAGCTTCGGGAAACTTAGACATGATGTCCGATTTTGTGGATTAAACCTGTAACATCAAGAATTTACCTTTTTATGATCGCAGTAGCCTGAAGCAGCTAAACTCATCTGAAAACATGCATGctcaaaattgaaaatgttcGACTAAATCAACTTGGAGTGATAAGGAAGAgccattttactgtttttagcCTGAATTCTGTCAAAGTCTCTACAAGACATGAACCGCGTGGACGCAGGTCTtccattttcagttttctcGTGGAGTCTCTGTGGGGGAATGATTTTGGAACGACCAAAGGAAGCTCACAGTTGCATATTTGTGTATGACTACATGACGtgtgttgctttaaaaattCAGGAGACGCTGAATTCTTGTCACCGAATAACTCCCGCTGCAATGTGGTTTGATAAAAGTTCTGGCACAGTTAATCAGAtttaactttgtattttttctttttcttatagTAACCTATTTATTAAAGACTAACGACATTGGGTAGCcagttttaaaactttaattttataCTAGTTTATATggctttttgtgacatttcaggaTACATGgtacattgttttgtttctggagCTGAGGATTTAACAGAGCCTTAAATAATTTCTGTTGCACCCTGGtctcatgtttctttttattttcttctcaaaGTTATGAAAAAGCTGTCGTCATTTGGTAGTAAACATGCTGGCCTTTCTGCTTTTTGTCATTGGGCTCAGTTACAGTTTTATCTTTGATACACAACGATATATCTGTACACAATATTagaataatgtttatttatgcttCATTCAGAGTTGATCGCGTTCCAGTTCAACAAGTCAGAAAACCAAGATGTTGTTAACAATGCCAGTTtaagggctgggcaatataaagaTAGTATAGTATCGTATTgagatatgagactatatatcGTCTTGTATCGTATTGGATGTTGTTATATCACAAGGTggaataaattgttttttttccctgattttaaaggttgcattacagtaaagtgatgcacttttctcaacttatcagacagttatgcttgttttaatacttgctTTTACCAACTTTGTCATTATATCTACATCtactaatgattattgatcaaaagTGGAATTgtgtcaatattttttcaaagtacatATATTCATTCCTACAACATTGTCACATATATAAGgcaatttgaagaaaaaaaatttgcttCTGTCTCCCAGTTAGagcattaattaattaaagataTCGAGatacagcctaaaaatatcgcccagccctagttcAAGACAGGTTAACCATTGTTGGCGAAAGCAGTTAATAACACATTACGCTGTATTTTCACTGCAGCAATATTTCCACAGACAGAAGTTAGAAAGGACTTTATGTACAACcttttttaatgagacacaaataagACAGAACTGCTAATAAAAAGTTCATGGCTGCAGCTTTCACTACTGTCTGCACGCAGCAGCCATATTAGATTTTGTGGTTGGAACGCATCATTAACATCAGGGACCTGGTCAACGTACACGAGACCTAAGAGTCAAATTCGTTTAATTATTGTGAATACTGTTACCATTCCCAGGCACAGATGAGTGGACCGTGTGCAGGTCCACTTGCGGTTTGAAGTACGGTTTATGTGTACTTGGGCACAGTCTGCATCAGGTGTGAAGACCAGCTGTACCAGAAGTGGACTGTTACAATCGCAGTTTAAAGGGAACCAGTTGCACTTTAATCATCTGAgacctgagctaattggtttgatgtctttcaaaaaacacaggtaaaaggcaaaaagcaacttcagaaaaaaaggacctaaaaattagtaaaaaatgtccaaaaaggtgttttttttttaaatctaccaaattcttgcaatttgtggagcacTTAAGTTGCCCATCTCGTTTTTCCcggtgttttcaaaagaaaggaAACCAAATAGCTCATGTttcgaaggtttaaatgcatgtgaaagcgtctgaacgcagcacaaggaaagtgatgtcaattCATGTTTCATAGGGTCAAAGaaagtagaaggtagatttatttagtcattttttaaacacagtagTCGATTAAAACCAGCGGCCCTTGTAGGAGAGAGCATCCATCTGAAGTTAAATGCAGGAGAAGTGCACCTGGTTCCTCATTTTAACTCAAAAGTCACATGAGGAAATATGTATTACAACAGTTTTTTATGGCTGTATTTGTTCCTCCTGTTCATACTGGCCACAGAGAGATCCCACTCTAATGACAGGTGACGAgggacagaagaaaaaacaaggagTTAAACTTTGAAGCTACATCATCTAAAAATACAGATTCTCAGAAACAGGCAACACTTTCCACTTCCTcattgcagtgtgtgttttcaggccccagACTGGCAGCGTGCGATGGTGCTGGTGTGTGctttgcaagtttttttctttttgcatttgtcaCACATAGTGCTGCTGTAGTTTCCACGTCCCACGGAGCACAAAGCTGGTTCTTCTTCCTCTCGCTCTGCGGTTGTCAGGTGGAGCTGCTGGGTGCTCGCTGAGTCTGTGCATCCTTCACCGAGCTGGCAGCGGCTGCTGCGTGACGTCTCTGAAGCAGCAGGGTCACCACAGCTCCTCCAAGCTccttaagggaaaaaaaaactcattttgagTGTCTTGTCCTGGTTCCTGCTGGGTTTATCTCTGTCCACTCCACAAGGCAGCTTTAAGCAGAGACatctttacacacaaaaacaccacagtgcCACTGGGCTGTcagctgcaacaaaacaaactcaccttcaacaaaaacatgatgatcaCTGAGAAAGTGGGTCATTTCTTTATGTTGTGGCTCAGGACAATGGAGCCCTGAAGAGAGTAGCTCCAGTTTGTGTCTTTACACTGACCATGTTTAGCTTCCCAGTAACTGTGGGGGGCCACATGTGCCAAGgtaataatttcatttcatttatatttgttaGCGCACAGGATTTGATGAAAATAAGTAGATGATAACATTAGAATTGTGCAGGTAGATTTCCCTGAGAATTTACAGTCTATTTACAATCTATTTAAATTCTAAGACTAATTTTCTTCTTAACATGACAACATAACAAACAAGTATTGGAGCAGACGCATACACATAACACATCCACACAGCTATACCAAATTTTTCATGTCAgactttttgaaagaaatggacAAGTTTTAATAAAGTGAGGACTGATATTTCACAGTTAAGTGTATCGTCATTTATTTACATCTACAATAACGCGGCTATATTCTATATGACAAAGTGATTTTCTACACTTATTTACATGTCAATTCAGATGTGAAatcttttgtcttcatttttaatTCCTGTTATTGTCTTCACAGCATTTTCTGTGACACTTTTGACCCTCCATAAATGAGCaggattttggtgattttcaagtTAAAAGAAGTTAAAATGGCTAAATTTGGCTGACaagtcaaagtgtgtgtgagtgacacaTAGGTTAAAGCATCCAGTGGTGCAAGAAGTATTCCAATTTTGTACTTCagtaaaaatagcaatacaACAAATTCTCAgttacaaacaaacattttgaattCAATGTTAAAGAAATACGTTTCCATTACAGTGAGataattatttacatttggAGTAAAATCAGCAGAAAGGCTGCTGTCAGTGTTATTCAGCTACTTATACTGttggatttttatttgtaattaacTCATTTTGATccataattttttaaaccaagtgaGGTTATTTCTTGATGTACCTATGATTATGCAAACTAGTGAGACAGTATACCAATCCCTGCCCTTTACCCTCAGCCTTATGTCTTAAATATAGGTCACACTGTCATTGTAATGCTGCATAAATTCTGTACTCTTTATACAACTCTGGTTTAAATTGGGGACAAAACTACAAGAGGATCTCTGTGGAAATGTGTGGACAACTGTTCCTATAATCCGTGTTCattgaaaatttgacattttacagaatgaGCTCAGTTCTGTTATGTTTttgatcatgaaaataaaaaatctgattatCCGGCCACAAGACAATGGCAGAGAATGCATTGAAACTGAAGTAAATCAGACTCttaatttgtaggatttttttttttgcatttttgtcctTAAATTGCTTAACCTCATCGGGTTATTTCTAATTCTCTCTAACGAAAACCAATGTGGAAATCACATCTCTTGAGACAAAAGTGggatataattatttatttatttatttatttattgttctaAAGAAGTCATATCACTCCACTGTTATACTGAATGCATTACTGTGCAGAAAACCAGCTGAGCAGCGTTGAATCTGAGCTTTAAACTGGTATTTTTCcactctgcagcagcctgtCTGTGGTCACAGCTCCAGGCCTCCAGGTGGCAGCATCACGTGGGTATAGGGCGATGACGTCACCTGTCTGAAGCGGAAGTAGCTGTCAGCTGTGTGGCTGCAGGATGAAGATGAGCTGTGAGAGCAGGCTGCgaagtgtttaaaaatacaaacaaacctGAAAACTGACAGTTTTGCTTGAGCGGAAATGAAGACGGTGTTTGTAACCGTCGGCACCACGAGCTTCGATGAGCTCATTGACAGCATCACGCGCCCAGAGGCCGTGCAGGTGAGCACAGTTGGTTATTATTGAGTTAAAAAGGGGCACCAACTACTGCTGCAATATATTATAAATACTCAGTGGCAGTGgtgtttatttaagtaaaatcagTAATTCCACAAAATAGTTATTTACAAGTAACAGACcagaattcattattttactcaactttgagatttttacaaatacaaaccaacaacacacattttttgtcttattaaCCAAATAGCCTCTGTCTTAGGTTGagaaaagagagataaaaaaccccaaatacatACTGATAGAAACAGGactaataaaaagtaataaatgtaGTATAAATAAACAACTAGAAAAAGTAATAGTATGGAACTGTTACAGACTAAATGTTCTTAAAGTATTAATATACACATTCTCACTGTCCCCTATCAGTGTTATGTTATTGGTCCATTATTAAAGAATGAATGTATAAGTAGTACTTGTTGTAACTTTGTTGGTCGACATGGAGCtaatttcagttatttcatATACTGTTGGATGTTTTAAGTTTGAATAATGCCTATCTTATAAACTGATCTTTAATTTTTATGTGAAatcttaatctgaaaagtaagTGGAGTAACAAGTATAGTGgttattttaaatgaagtgGAGTAGAGGTATAGAGTAGCACAAAAATTCTATACgtaattaaacaaaaatctgaaatttgtaCTCAAGTACTCGGGTAAATATTAGGGATGAACAAAATATCAATACAGCATAGCATCtcaatatttttgcatggcTACATTGTATTGATACATGGAGGACaagtatagatttttttattacttagattattaatattgcaaatacaaattcaacTTTTGGTACCCTACTAAAATAATACAATCAACTGGGtttctttttcagtccactataTATGTTGTATGATGTGGATAAGCAAGAATCACAGTAAgaatatacacaatatataaaatgtgtaaCTGTATACATTACTTACTGGATTTTTTTGAGTACAGTATGTTGGtcattcattatatttttaaacaactaTCAAATTAGAAATacctttttcagattttttgtaaTAGCACTTAAAACatcataggtgtagatttcagggggggTGCAGTGAACAAGtccaaacattcacacacacacacacacacacaaaaggacaATTTGAAATTAGCcgatgacttttattttgaaaaaatttaagacatttacaatataaattaatgcagaaaaggcacaaattggtgcataaaagttcaccagaatgcaggaaatgaagtgtttgatgctcaaaacaCCCTACACGAATGCTGTTTGACTCTGTCCTGAAACTGCAACACTTTGATGTAGCGTGCGTACTTATACtcttattaataatattaacagCCACAAAATAAGAAACATGAAACCAAAATTGTGATGCTATCTGGTTTTAGGTTTTGCAGTTGTTCTGCAGTTCTCGATTTGATTCAGACCTGCGCTTTCTCATAATTAGTGGGGAAACTTCAGCAAAAACATCACCTGTTCAAGATTTCACAGTGGGCGTAAAATGTAAAACTCTTGTTCCAGGACTTTGAAAATGGCAGAAATTTCAAAGTGTgatttgtgaacttttttttttctcccatcaggCTTTAAAGGCTTGTGGATATGAGCGTTTTGTTCTTCAGGTTGGAAAAGGATCTCTTCTTCCGGCTGCTGACAGCTGTCCACCTGTGCAGCTGGAGGCTTATCGATTCAAAGACTCTATCGCAGAAGACATGAAGCAGGCCGACCTCGTCGTCAGCCACGCAGGTgagtaaaatatcaaaaacctCCTGCCAGCTGGACACTTAATCGTGGTcacactatttatttatatatttattttttttgtaatttcctttttgttccttttcaacaaatataaacataaacagGAACAGTAAcaggacaacaaaaaaaaagtagaagagaaaaacaaatacaaggcACAAAACTTAACAAAAGAACATAACAAGACACATGTGAGAAGTGTTTTCAACAAACACTATGTTGACACTCACACAATATGATGAATGGAAAAATATAATCATCCCTCCTACATTATATTAAAGTGACAAACAGGGCCAGTGTATTTAAGCACATATTTGTTAGTCAAGTATCCAAACTTAATGACATAAAAGGTCAACCATCACATTAATTTGTTGTCAGTCCCATCTCAATAAGTAATACCTCTCCCATGTGCTAATGACACCTTGCTGCATCATCCAGTTTGACACACAGTATAAACTAtcctttacatttctttaaaacactcCTCTGTACAATCCCCCCTAATTATTcaatataatattcatgtaGGGGCtccatattttccaaaatagtCCCTGCTTGTTTAATTTGACAATTAAATGCTCCTAGTTGGCTATTTTGGTCACTTCCCCACACCACTCGTCAAAagggactgtttttgttttccaaccTGCACCACTGAGTCTCCCGTGCAGACAAATCAATCCCTTCTGGCGTTATATACCTCAAATACAAAGTGCAAAGGGTTCTGTATCAACCCGGTCAgcattcaagattcaagattcaagattcaaagtgtttattgtcatatgcacagtatggaaacatgtttccctgtacaatgaaattcttactttgctgtccacagaatgcctaacgtgtagtcaaatataaaagaaatatgaaatagaaatttagaaatttacaatagaacAAATAACACAAGTGTAAAGGCACTAAACAATTTTAAGTAGCAAAATAAGTAGCATTTTGTTGAGGAATagtattatataattatatattattattataatattatttatactTTTCCTAAATTCCTGTCATTTGGCATTTATAAAGCATTTGTATACGTGCACCTCTGTTGGTTTCACATCTCCAGCATTTGTCCCGAAGTTTTCGTTTCACCATCTTACAGGGTGTCCAACAAGCCCTATGAATGAGGAATTAACAACGTCTGTACTTCCCTTAATGTCCTACACCCAGACCAAGTCATTTCCTTCCACCtctcactgttttttatttctttatttattatttattggcACACAAAATTGAATAAAAGCAAGTAGATAATAATAAGCATGATAATAactgtgcaggagaggttaAAAAACCCAAAGGGGCTCCTCCCCTGTAGAGTTTACAGTCTATTCAAATACTGACGGTAATTCTCACCTTACTATGATAATATGTCAAACAAGAAATTACAGTCAACAAAAATGAAGCAGAAGCTTCACATTACACATCAGTACAGCTAATACATTAACAACAGCacagatgtttttcatgttagACTTCAATGAATGCTGTCTATCTCCTCTTCTAAATCCTCCTCCCAGACTCTCTAAAGACCACCGAGCTTTGGTGGGTGACACCGCTCCGCCCTTAGTCTGCAGTTTGCCCTGAAATATTTCCTGCATCACAGTTTGAGGCATTAGGAAGATTTTTCCAAGATATTTCCAAAAATCTTATCTAAGAATTTTATATTTAGCAATCAGCTGTTCAAATGACGTTAAATGATCATCCTCAAACACGTCTGCAATAA
Proteins encoded in this window:
- the rap2c gene encoding ras-related protein Rap-2c — its product is MKEYKVVVLGSGGVGKSALTVQFVTGTFIEKYDPTIEDFYRKEIEVDSSPSVLEILDTAGTEQFASMRDLYIKNGQGFILVYSLVNQQSFQDIRPMRDQIVRVKRFEKVPLILVGNKVDLESEREVAGSDGRALAQEWGCPFIETSAKSKTMVDELFAEIVRQMNYSTLPEKQEQCCTACVVQ